In Bombus vancouverensis nearcticus chromosome 1, iyBomVanc1_principal, whole genome shotgun sequence, a single genomic region encodes these proteins:
- the LOC117153456 gene encoding kelch domain-containing protein 4 isoform X1, which produces MGKKDKNKKKISGDAKTALKTEKKLNAKQKKKLATLGEEDIENVIAQIEKEETKRQRVIEKAVDPPSRRVNFTLTAHPSKDELIMLGGEFHDGRTTFVYGDMFIYNLNKNEWMIIKAPGAPPPRCGHQAVTTSTNKGELWVFGGEFSSPSESQFYHYRDLWVYRFGEKKWEKILSSGGPSARSGHRMAHIKKQLVVFGGFHDNLRDYKYYNDVHIFNLETYVWHKIDIIGTPPFPRSGCILLPTPDNKLLVYGGYSKERIKKDVDKGCIHSDMFLLTPEKNDQSGLKWKWVPIKQSGIKISPRCSVPATLVQPNLAYLFGGVFDEEDNEEELRGIFYNDLVALDLEKFQWHIVTLNGKRDITTRRRRRKLKEDDGEENDIEMEDDNHMDTQEPLPTSVESKVIDDDGIFTVTIGPTQISTIDKKENIYKDVFVPSPRMNSGLVVKHNSLYLYGGLFEDENRQYTLNDFYSLDYRKLDEWNTILRDDLSSQIWYDSSDSSSDSEHTDDSDENESDPIDKQMDVDKN; this is translated from the exons ATGGgtaaaaaagataaaaacaaaaaaaagataagTGGTGATGCAAAAACTGCACTTAAAACTGAAAAAAAGCTGAATgctaaacaaaaaaaaaaattggctaCACTTGGTGAG GAAGATATAGAGAATGTGATTGCTcaaattgaaaaagaagaaactaaaaGACAACGTGTTATTGAAAAAGCAGTAGATCCACCATCCAGACGTGTAAATTTTACTTTAACAGCACATCCTTCCAAAGATGAACTTATTATGCTTGGTGGAGAATTTCATGATGGACGAAca ACGTTTGTTTATGGagatatgtttatatataatttaaacaaaaatgaGTGGATGATCATTAAAGCACCTGGTGCTCCTCCTCCACGTTGTGGTCATCAAGCTGTAACTACAAGTACAAATAAAGGAGAACTATGGGTATTTGGTGGTGAATTTTCAAGTCCTTCGGAATCACAATTTTATCATTATAGAGATTTATGGGTTTATCGATTTGGAGagaaaaagtgggaaaaaatttt ATCTTCTGGTGGGCCATCAGCCAGAAGTGGCCACAGAATGGCTCATATAAAAAAACAGTTGGTAGTATTTGGTGGATTTCATGATAACTTAAGAGACTATAAATATTACAAtgatgtacatatatttaatctTGAAACATATGTATGGCACAAAATTGATATAATAG GTACTCCACCGTTTCCAAGATCTGGATGTATACTGCTGCCAACACCTGACAATAAACTTCTTGTATATGGTGGTTATAGTaaggaaagaataaaaaaagatgTTGATAAAGGCTGCATTCATAGTGACATGTTCTTATTGACTCCTGAGA AAAATGATCAGTCAGGTTTAAAATGGAAGTGGGTGCCTATAAAACAATCAGGAATTAAAATATCACCACGATGTAGCGTACCTGCCACTTTGGTTCAACCAAATTTGGCTTACTTATTTGGTGGAGTTTTTGATGAAGAAGATAATGAAGAGGAACTTCGTGGAATATTTTACAATGACTTAGTAGCTTTAGATTTAGAAAAATTTCAATGGCACATag TAACACTGAATGGAAAAAGAGATATAACTACACGACGTCGAAGAAGAAAATTGAAGGAAGATGATGGGGAAGAAAATGATATCGAAATGGAAGATGACAATCATATGGATACGCAAGAACCACTCCCTACTTCTGTTGAATCTAAAGTTATTGATGATGATGGAATCTTTACAGTTACAATAGGACCAACACAAATATCTACtattgataaaaaagaaaacatataTAAAGATGTGTTTGTTCCATCCCCAAGAATGAATTCTGGATTAGTTGTAAAGCACAATAGCTTATATTTATATGGAGGCTTATTTGAGGATGAAAACAGACAATATACACTCAACGATTTTTATAGTTTag ATTATCGTAAATTAGATGAGTGGAATACAATATTAAGGGATGATTTGTCTTCACAAATTTGGTATGATTCCAGTGATTCTAGTTCAGACAGTGAACACACAGATGACAGTGATGAAAATGAGAGTGATCCTATAGACAAGCAGATGGATGTTGATAAAAATTAA
- the LOC117153456 gene encoding kelch domain-containing protein 4 isoform X2, with product MLGGEFHDGRTTFVYGDMFIYNLNKNEWMIIKAPGAPPPRCGHQAVTTSTNKGELWVFGGEFSSPSESQFYHYRDLWVYRFGEKKWEKILSSGGPSARSGHRMAHIKKQLVVFGGFHDNLRDYKYYNDVHIFNLETYVWHKIDIIGTPPFPRSGCILLPTPDNKLLVYGGYSKERIKKDVDKGCIHSDMFLLTPEKNDQSGLKWKWVPIKQSGIKISPRCSVPATLVQPNLAYLFGGVFDEEDNEEELRGIFYNDLVALDLEKFQWHIVTLNGKRDITTRRRRRKLKEDDGEENDIEMEDDNHMDTQEPLPTSVESKVIDDDGIFTVTIGPTQISTIDKKENIYKDVFVPSPRMNSGLVVKHNSLYLYGGLFEDENRQYTLNDFYSLDYRKLDEWNTILRDDLSSQIWYDSSDSSSDSEHTDDSDENESDPIDKQMDVDKN from the exons ATGCTTGGTGGAGAATTTCATGATGGACGAAca ACGTTTGTTTATGGagatatgtttatatataatttaaacaaaaatgaGTGGATGATCATTAAAGCACCTGGTGCTCCTCCTCCACGTTGTGGTCATCAAGCTGTAACTACAAGTACAAATAAAGGAGAACTATGGGTATTTGGTGGTGAATTTTCAAGTCCTTCGGAATCACAATTTTATCATTATAGAGATTTATGGGTTTATCGATTTGGAGagaaaaagtgggaaaaaatttt ATCTTCTGGTGGGCCATCAGCCAGAAGTGGCCACAGAATGGCTCATATAAAAAAACAGTTGGTAGTATTTGGTGGATTTCATGATAACTTAAGAGACTATAAATATTACAAtgatgtacatatatttaatctTGAAACATATGTATGGCACAAAATTGATATAATAG GTACTCCACCGTTTCCAAGATCTGGATGTATACTGCTGCCAACACCTGACAATAAACTTCTTGTATATGGTGGTTATAGTaaggaaagaataaaaaaagatgTTGATAAAGGCTGCATTCATAGTGACATGTTCTTATTGACTCCTGAGA AAAATGATCAGTCAGGTTTAAAATGGAAGTGGGTGCCTATAAAACAATCAGGAATTAAAATATCACCACGATGTAGCGTACCTGCCACTTTGGTTCAACCAAATTTGGCTTACTTATTTGGTGGAGTTTTTGATGAAGAAGATAATGAAGAGGAACTTCGTGGAATATTTTACAATGACTTAGTAGCTTTAGATTTAGAAAAATTTCAATGGCACATag TAACACTGAATGGAAAAAGAGATATAACTACACGACGTCGAAGAAGAAAATTGAAGGAAGATGATGGGGAAGAAAATGATATCGAAATGGAAGATGACAATCATATGGATACGCAAGAACCACTCCCTACTTCTGTTGAATCTAAAGTTATTGATGATGATGGAATCTTTACAGTTACAATAGGACCAACACAAATATCTACtattgataaaaaagaaaacatataTAAAGATGTGTTTGTTCCATCCCCAAGAATGAATTCTGGATTAGTTGTAAAGCACAATAGCTTATATTTATATGGAGGCTTATTTGAGGATGAAAACAGACAATATACACTCAACGATTTTTATAGTTTag ATTATCGTAAATTAGATGAGTGGAATACAATATTAAGGGATGATTTGTCTTCACAAATTTGGTATGATTCCAGTGATTCTAGTTCAGACAGTGAACACACAGATGACAGTGATGAAAATGAGAGTGATCCTATAGACAAGCAGATGGATGTTGATAAAAATTAA